Proteins encoded together in one Bacteroides zoogleoformans window:
- a CDS encoding IS110 family RNA-guided transposase produces the protein MDKDRIVAGLDVHKDTVYLCVLDTAETVIFANVYGTLTPDLQLMCSDMVSHGVTEAAMESTSTYWVPVWNALCDSMSLKLVNPYFIKQLPGRKSDVKDAQWIAECLLKHLIRGSFVPEKSVQDMRKYNRRIFDLNEDLNKLDAALQRCGFRLSNYVSRVNGKSYQKCVRAIITGITAPEELVKLIHGKTLRKYGLNIIKDAVTGDFHQADICLLKQYAELIDVIGRQIEECRQALIAMCQEHFPKQFKRLQSIPGVKERAASAIIAETGADMKPFEKATNLVGWCGLKPRNDISNNKVKSNRTTHGNRFLRQILVEISWGASRTRNCFFSNFSYVQCTQRHKNKMKIQVAIARKILVAVWHMLTKDEDFMDVYLKRLEKEAEWQNKIRELESLLVG, from the coding sequence ATGGACAAAGACAGAATCGTGGCCGGCCTCGATGTGCACAAAGATACAGTTTATCTCTGTGTGTTGGACACTGCAGAGACCGTTATTTTTGCAAATGTTTATGGCACATTAACTCCGGATTTGCAACTTATGTGTTCGGATATGGTTTCTCATGGGGTGACAGAGGCGGCAATGGAAAGCACCTCGACCTATTGGGTTCCGGTGTGGAATGCCTTGTGCGATAGCATGTCGCTCAAATTGGTAAATCCTTATTTTATAAAGCAGCTTCCCGGTCGCAAGAGTGATGTGAAAGATGCCCAATGGATAGCGGAGTGTCTGTTGAAGCATCTGATTCGGGGAAGTTTTGTGCCGGAGAAGAGCGTGCAGGATATGCGCAAGTATAACCGTCGCATCTTCGACCTGAATGAAGACCTGAATAAATTGGACGCTGCTTTACAGCGATGTGGTTTCCGGTTAAGTAACTATGTATCCCGCGTCAATGGAAAAAGTTATCAGAAGTGCGTCCGTGCGATAATAACCGGGATAACAGCCCCTGAGGAGTTGGTGAAACTCATTCATGGAAAAACTCTACGTAAATACGGACTTAACATCATAAAGGATGCCGTAACGGGTGACTTTCACCAGGCAGACATCTGTTTATTAAAGCAATACGCAGAGCTTATAGACGTAATCGGGCGACAAATCGAAGAATGCAGGCAAGCTCTCATTGCCATGTGTCAGGAACATTTCCCGAAACAATTCAAACGTCTACAGAGCATCCCCGGTGTTAAAGAACGCGCAGCTTCAGCTATAATTGCGGAGACCGGGGCTGACATGAAACCGTTTGAAAAAGCAACAAATCTTGTTGGATGGTGTGGATTGAAACCACGCAATGATATAAGCAACAATAAAGTCAAGAGCAATAGGACGACGCATGGGAACCGATTCCTGCGTCAGATATTGGTTGAAATATCCTGGGGCGCATCAAGAACCCGAAACTGCTTTTTCTCAAACTTCAGCTACGTGCAATGCACCCAACGGCATAAGAACAAGATGAAGATACAAGTAGCCATCGCCCGAAAGATATTAGTCGCGGTATGGCACATGCTGACAAAAGATGAGGATTTTATGGATGTTTATCTCAAGCGTCTTGAAAAGGAGGCGGAATGGCAAAATAAAATCCGGGAATTAGAATCGTTATTGGTCGGATAG
- a CDS encoding glycosyltransferase, with protein MEAFTLENSEKILLVAISVLFIIQTLYYFCLYNRIHSRNRAVKQGDTHFAQALPPVSIIICAHDEAENLRDNLSAVLEQDYPQYEVIVINDGNTDESKDYLTLLEEKYPHLYHSFVPASSRYISRKKLAATLGIKASKYDWVVFTDANCRPQSNQWLRLLARNFTPRTQVVLGYSGYERGKGWLHKQVSFDNLFTSMRYLGFALAGSPYMGIGRNLAYRKELFYQQKGFAAHLNLQRGDDDLFINRIATADNTRIETDADAIVRMQPVRRAKDWREEKIGYTSTSYLYHGMQRWLAGGETFTRLAFHATWITLLIVGILHANRPAAGIAFTLFLLRFIVQAIIINQTAKDLKEKRRYYFTLPLFDLLQPMQSMRWKLYCLLRKKSNFLRK; from the coding sequence ATGGAAGCATTCACATTAGAGAATTCTGAAAAAATATTGCTTGTCGCAATAAGCGTGTTGTTCATCATCCAGACTCTTTACTACTTCTGTCTGTACAATCGCATTCACTCCCGAAACCGTGCAGTGAAACAAGGTGATACACATTTTGCGCAAGCGCTTCCACCTGTATCGATCATCATTTGTGCCCACGACGAAGCAGAAAATTTACGCGACAACCTGAGTGCCGTGTTGGAGCAAGACTATCCCCAATACGAGGTTATCGTCATCAATGACGGGAACACCGATGAAAGCAAAGACTACCTGACATTGCTCGAAGAAAAATACCCCCATCTATACCACAGTTTTGTTCCGGCTTCTTCCCGCTATATCAGCCGGAAGAAGCTGGCCGCAACACTCGGCATTAAAGCCAGCAAGTACGATTGGGTAGTATTCACCGACGCCAACTGCCGGCCGCAAAGCAATCAATGGTTGCGATTGTTGGCACGCAACTTCACGCCGCGCACTCAGGTGGTGCTGGGTTACAGTGGATATGAACGCGGCAAAGGCTGGTTGCATAAGCAAGTGTCTTTCGACAATCTGTTCACCTCCATGCGCTATTTGGGATTTGCCTTGGCCGGCAGCCCCTACATGGGCATAGGACGCAACCTTGCCTACAGAAAAGAGTTGTTTTATCAGCAAAAAGGCTTCGCGGCCCACCTCAACCTGCAAAGAGGAGACGACGACCTTTTTATCAACCGCATAGCCACAGCCGACAACACAAGGATAGAGACGGACGCGGACGCCATCGTGCGCATGCAACCCGTCCGGCGGGCCAAAGACTGGCGAGAGGAGAAAATCGGATATACTTCTACATCCTATCTGTATCATGGGATGCAACGATGGTTGGCAGGAGGAGAGACCTTTACACGCTTGGCTTTCCATGCGACATGGATAACCCTGCTCATCGTCGGCATTCTGCATGCCAACCGGCCGGCAGCCGGAATCGCATTCACACTTTTCCTGCTACGCTTCATCGTGCAGGCCATCATCATCAATCAAACGGCAAAAGACTTGAAGGAGAAACGCAGGTACTACTTCACACTCCCCTTGTTCGATTTGTTGCAACCGATGCAATCCATGCGTTGGAAGTTATACTGCCTGTTACGCAAAAAGAGCAACTTCCTCAGAAAATGA
- a CDS encoding ABC transporter permease produces the protein MDLSRFIALRIYRNAQPGKQVSRPAVLIAMIGIAIGLAVMIIAVSVIIGFKSEVRDKIVGFGAHIQISNLDAARSYETRPVAVGDSMIAALTDYLEVKHVQRYSTKPGMIKTSDAFQGMVLKGVGPEYDRTFFRRHIIQGEFPQFSDSASSNRVVISKLLADKMKLKLGDKIDAYFIQDDVRARRLKIVGIYQTNFSEYDNLFLLTDICLVNRLNGWQPDQVSGVELEIRDYDRLEEVTYEIAADTDQCFDRYGAEYCVRNVEQLNPPIFAWLGILDVNIWVILILMIGVAGFTMVSGLLIIIIERTSMIGVLKSLGANNFTIRKVFLWFSVFLIGKGMLWGNAIGLAFYFVQHWFGLFKLDPETYYMAAVPVSFNIWLFLLLNVGTLLAAVLMLLGPSFLITRIHPATSIRYE, from the coding sequence ATGGATTTATCTCGTTTCATAGCGCTTCGCATTTATCGTAATGCACAACCGGGAAAGCAAGTTTCCCGTCCTGCCGTACTTATCGCCATGATTGGCATTGCCATAGGTCTGGCGGTAATGATTATTGCCGTGTCCGTAATCATAGGTTTCAAGAGCGAAGTGCGCGATAAGATTGTCGGCTTCGGTGCGCATATACAGATAAGCAATCTCGATGCCGCACGTTCCTACGAGACACGCCCCGTTGCAGTGGGCGATAGCATGATTGCCGCACTTACCGATTATCTGGAGGTGAAGCATGTGCAACGTTATTCCACCAAACCTGGCATGATAAAGACTTCCGACGCATTTCAGGGAATGGTATTGAAGGGTGTCGGCCCTGAGTATGACAGGACATTCTTCCGCCGACATATCATTCAAGGTGAATTTCCACAGTTCAGTGACTCGGCTTCCTCCAATCGTGTGGTCATCTCAAAGCTACTTGCCGATAAAATGAAGTTGAAGCTTGGCGACAAGATTGACGCGTATTTTATTCAGGATGACGTGCGTGCCCGTCGCTTGAAGATTGTGGGTATCTATCAGACGAACTTTTCAGAATACGACAACCTTTTCCTCCTTACCGATATTTGTTTGGTAAATCGCTTGAATGGTTGGCAACCGGATCAGGTGAGCGGGGTAGAATTGGAAATCCGCGACTATGACAGGCTGGAAGAAGTCACTTATGAGATTGCCGCCGATACAGATCAGTGCTTCGACCGTTATGGCGCCGAATATTGTGTACGTAACGTGGAGCAGCTTAATCCTCCTATTTTTGCCTGGTTGGGCATATTGGATGTGAATATCTGGGTTATTCTTATACTCATGATTGGAGTTGCCGGCTTTACGATGGTTTCCGGTTTGCTGATTATCATCATAGAGCGTACTTCCATGATAGGTGTGCTGAAATCGCTGGGAGCCAATAATTTTACCATTCGTAAGGTTTTTCTCTGGTTTTCAGTCTTTCTGATAGGGAAAGGAATGTTGTGGGGAAATGCTATCGGACTGGCATTCTATTTTGTTCAGCATTGGTTCGGCTTATTCAAACTTGATCCGGAAACGTACTATATGGCTGCGGTTCCGGTATCTTTCAATATCTGGTTGTTCTTATTGCTGAATGTCGGCACCCTATTGGCTGCCGTGCTGATGTTGCTGGGACCCTCTTTCCTGATTACGCGCATCCACCCGGCCACCTCTATCCGATACGAGTAA
- a CDS encoding pyridoxal phosphate-dependent aminotransferase, which translates to MPTISIRGTEMPASPIRKLAPLADAAKQRGIHVFHLNIGQPDLPTPQVAIEAIRNIDRKILEYSPSAGYRSYREKLVGYYEKYNIHLTADDIIITSGGSEAVLFSFLACLNPGDEIIVPEPAYANYMAFAISAGAKIRTIATTIEEGFSLPKVEKFEELINERTRAILICNPNNPTGYLYTRREMNQIRDLVKKYDLFLFSDEVYREFIYTGSPYISACHLEGIENNVVLIDSVSKRYSECGIRIGALITKNKEIRDAVMKFCQARLSPPLIGQIAAEASLDASEDYLRDTYDEYVERRKCLIDGLNRIPGVYSPIPMGAFYTVAKLPVDDSDKFCAWCLSDFEYEGQTVFMAPASGFYTTPGAGRNEVRIAYVLKKEDLTRALFVLQKALEAYPGRTE; encoded by the coding sequence ATGCCAACAATATCTATTCGTGGAACGGAGATGCCCGCATCTCCCATCAGAAAGCTGGCTCCTCTGGCAGACGCCGCCAAACAAAGGGGCATACATGTATTCCATCTGAATATCGGGCAGCCCGACCTCCCTACACCGCAAGTTGCTATTGAGGCGATAAGAAATATCGACCGGAAGATTCTGGAATATAGCCCCAGTGCGGGCTATCGCAGTTATCGCGAGAAGTTGGTGGGCTACTACGAGAAATACAACATCCATCTCACGGCAGACGACATCATCATCACTTCCGGCGGTTCGGAAGCCGTATTGTTCTCTTTTCTGGCCTGCCTCAACCCGGGCGATGAAATCATCGTGCCCGAACCGGCCTATGCCAATTACATGGCGTTTGCCATCTCTGCCGGAGCCAAGATACGTACCATTGCCACTACTATAGAAGAGGGCTTTTCGTTGCCCAAGGTAGAGAAGTTCGAGGAACTGATAAATGAACGTACGCGCGCCATACTGATTTGTAACCCGAATAATCCGACAGGCTATCTTTATACACGGCGCGAGATGAACCAGATTCGCGACTTAGTGAAGAAATACGATTTATTCCTTTTCTCGGACGAGGTGTACCGGGAATTTATTTATACGGGTTCCCCCTATATTTCGGCCTGCCATCTGGAAGGTATCGAAAACAATGTGGTACTGATTGATTCCGTATCCAAGCGTTACTCCGAGTGCGGCATCCGTATCGGGGCTTTGATAACGAAGAATAAGGAGATACGCGATGCAGTCATGAAGTTTTGCCAAGCCCGCCTCAGTCCTCCCCTGATTGGTCAGATTGCGGCAGAGGCTTCGCTTGATGCGAGTGAGGATTATCTGCGCGACACGTATGATGAATATGTGGAACGCCGTAAATGCTTGATTGATGGGCTGAATCGCATTCCCGGTGTCTATTCTCCCATTCCGATGGGAGCATTCTACACCGTGGCTAAATTGCCGGTAGATGATTCCGACAAGTTCTGCGCTTGGTGTCTTTCCGATTTCGAGTACGAAGGGCAGACGGTCTTTATGGCTCCGGCATCAGGTTTCTATACTACGCCGGGTGCCGGGCGTAACGAGGTGCGCATTGCTTATGTGTTGAAAAAAGAAGATCTGACACGGGCGCTATTTGTCTTGCAGAAGGCATTGGAGGCTTATCCGGGGCGTACTGAATAA
- a CDS encoding fucose isomerase translates to MVINLIAFASILHKQTTVRNSHEVILTELEKYFTVNIIDYQNLDQLSSDDFSILFIATGGVERLVIQHFESLPRPAILLADGMQNSLAAALEISSWLRGRGMKSEILHGELSEIVKRIFVLHSNFMAQRNLSGTRVGVIGTPAGWLVASNVDYLLAKRRWGIEYTDIPLERVYEYYEQITDDEVGQACADLAGKALVCREATPEDLVKAMRLYRAVKRIVTEERLNAITLSCFRLIEQTGTTGCLALALLNDEGIVAGCEGDLQSVFSMLAVKALTGKGSFMANPSMINTRSNEIILTHCSIGITQTEKFIIRNHFETESGISIQGILPTGDVTIVKCGSESLDEYYLTTGTLIENTNYINMCRTQVRVKLDSSTDYFLKTPLGNHHIMLHGNYEDVLNEFLQANGCKRIE, encoded by the coding sequence ATGGTCATCAACCTAATAGCTTTTGCTTCTATCCTGCATAAACAGACCACTGTCCGTAACTCTCACGAAGTGATACTCACAGAGCTGGAAAAATATTTTACCGTCAATATCATCGATTACCAAAATCTCGACCAACTCTCGTCCGATGATTTCAGCATCCTGTTCATTGCCACCGGAGGTGTGGAACGATTGGTCATCCAACATTTCGAATCCCTGCCCCGCCCTGCCATCCTTTTGGCAGACGGCATGCAGAACTCGCTGGCCGCAGCACTCGAAATATCGTCATGGCTGCGCGGACGCGGAATGAAAAGCGAAATCCTTCATGGGGAACTGTCGGAGATTGTCAAACGCATCTTCGTTCTTCACAGCAACTTCATGGCGCAACGCAATCTTTCAGGGACTCGTGTCGGCGTGATAGGCACTCCGGCGGGTTGGTTGGTGGCCAGCAATGTAGATTACCTGCTTGCCAAACGCCGTTGGGGCATTGAATACACAGATATTCCATTGGAACGTGTGTATGAATATTACGAACAAATCACAGACGATGAAGTAGGCCAGGCATGTGCCGATTTGGCCGGAAAAGCATTGGTCTGCCGCGAAGCCACCCCCGAAGATTTGGTAAAAGCCATGCGCCTTTACCGTGCCGTCAAAAGAATAGTGACAGAAGAGAGGTTGAACGCCATAACCCTGAGTTGTTTCCGGCTGATAGAGCAGACAGGAACTACCGGATGCCTTGCACTTGCTTTGCTCAACGATGAAGGGATTGTGGCCGGATGTGAAGGAGATTTGCAGTCGGTTTTCAGTATGCTGGCCGTCAAGGCATTGACCGGAAAAGGTTCTTTCATGGCCAATCCTTCGATGATTAACACCCGCTCCAACGAAATCATATTGACCCATTGCAGCATCGGCATCACCCAGACAGAGAAATTCATTATCCGCAACCATTTTGAAACGGAAAGCGGCATAAGCATTCAGGGAATCTTGCCTACGGGAGACGTAACCATCGTAAAATGCGGAAGCGAAAGCTTGGACGAGTACTATCTAACCACCGGCACACTGATCGAAAACACCAACTACATCAATATGTGTCGCACGCAAGTAAGGGTAAAGCTGGATTCTTCCACCGATTATTTCCTCAAAACGCCCTTAGGCAACCATCACATCATGCTGCATGGCAATTATGAGGATGTGCTGAATGAATTTCTGCAAGCAAACGGGTGCAAACGGATTGAATAA
- a CDS encoding sensor histidine kinase has translation MKRLLLSLLLGMAGVLSGTISGADRAYNILFIQSYANNTPYHDVLIEGLKKGLNKEGVKADVTVEYINADYWLYVSERAIMRRICQRARQRGTDLIVTSGDEAFYGLMKCGDSLGYQLPVVVTAIKYPNEELMKSLPNVSGFTVGIDFRKLLDEMKRIFPHRKEVVCLSDSSLLSRRGVKAFESVWPGFQKENPEYTLISNNVQKQSPITAISSVCYNYNAYDCVVVAPKWSPFLSFIGKNSKAPVFTGQNLALTNGVFCAYDAEPLESTLVAGKLAARILSGKTTPSAHGVVNLEGKFLYDYKQLAFFHVDGSVVNKHGIVMNISFSERYMAWLITFYLLVMALPVVLIIRLVRSNRKEARRRIQAQTRLLIQLRLVEQRNELDDIFYSIRDGIISYDSDLRIHFVNRSLRQMLGLPFEGHSVCSYEGQEAGSVFHIYLDGKNILIELLKQVLAQQKAMRIPSNAFMCENQKGLYFPVSGEVVPVFARGRINGVVLICRNISEEERQKRLFRMAMDESSIYPWQFDTHTKRFNISEGLLARLGYPPNRGFMTPEEMQSLIHPDDRESANNSFLDLLHGECTNVHMSFRVKKSEGDYGWWEFRCTIYKGLAIDVPYMVLGVGQSIQRYKDTETALIAARDHALEADKLKSAFLANMSHEIRTPLNAIVGFSDLLKNLDAFTTEEVQDFVELIGVNCSLLLALINDILDLSRIEAGTMDFKFSNYNLTSVMQEIYNSQRMGMPRGVELRVECPVNEDKFIRTDAVRLKQVVNNLINNAKKFTAEGSITLGYTVTEPGYTTVFVEDTGKGISEENKKLIFERFYKVDNFTQGAGLGLSICQTIVTRLGGTISVTSEEGKGTRFEVRLPDEAE, from the coding sequence ATGAAAAGACTCCTTCTGTCTCTGCTCTTGGGAATGGCAGGTGTACTGTCCGGTACAATCTCCGGTGCAGACCGTGCGTACAATATCCTGTTTATACAGTCGTATGCCAATAATACTCCCTACCACGATGTGCTTATCGAAGGATTGAAAAAAGGTTTGAATAAGGAAGGTGTCAAAGCCGATGTTACCGTGGAATACATCAACGCCGATTATTGGCTTTATGTTTCGGAGCGTGCGATTATGCGCCGCATTTGCCAACGGGCGCGGCAACGTGGGACGGATCTGATTGTGACGTCGGGCGATGAGGCTTTTTATGGCTTGATGAAGTGTGGAGATTCGTTGGGATACCAGTTGCCGGTTGTTGTTACGGCTATCAAATATCCCAATGAAGAGTTGATGAAAAGTCTGCCTAATGTTTCCGGCTTCACAGTCGGAATAGATTTCAGGAAGCTGCTTGATGAGATGAAACGCATATTTCCCCATCGCAAGGAGGTTGTTTGTCTTTCCGACAGTTCTCTGCTCAGCCGCAGAGGAGTGAAAGCTTTTGAGAGTGTATGGCCCGGGTTTCAGAAAGAGAATCCGGAATATACCCTTATCAGCAATAACGTGCAGAAGCAATCTCCTATAACCGCCATCTCTTCCGTTTGCTACAATTATAATGCTTATGACTGCGTTGTGGTTGCTCCCAAATGGAGTCCTTTTCTCTCTTTCATAGGTAAGAACTCCAAGGCACCGGTCTTCACCGGACAGAATCTGGCGCTGACAAACGGAGTGTTCTGTGCTTACGACGCCGAACCTTTGGAAAGTACGTTGGTGGCAGGGAAACTGGCGGCACGGATATTATCGGGAAAAACCACTCCTTCGGCCCATGGAGTGGTCAACCTCGAGGGGAAGTTCTTGTACGACTACAAGCAGTTGGCTTTCTTTCACGTGGACGGTAGCGTTGTAAATAAACATGGCATTGTCATGAATATCTCTTTCAGCGAACGCTACATGGCATGGCTCATTACTTTCTATTTGCTTGTTATGGCATTGCCGGTGGTTTTGATAATCCGGTTGGTACGTTCTAACAGGAAGGAAGCCCGCCGTCGCATTCAAGCTCAGACCCGTCTCTTGATTCAATTGCGCTTGGTGGAACAGCGAAATGAGCTCGACGATATATTCTACTCTATCCGCGACGGTATTATATCTTATGATAGCGATTTGCGCATTCATTTTGTCAATCGTTCGTTGAGACAGATGCTCGGACTCCCGTTTGAGGGGCATTCGGTTTGTTCGTACGAGGGACAGGAGGCAGGAAGTGTTTTTCATATTTACCTCGATGGTAAGAATATCTTGATTGAATTGTTGAAGCAGGTTCTTGCACAACAGAAGGCTATGCGCATTCCTTCCAATGCTTTCATGTGCGAAAATCAAAAAGGACTTTACTTTCCCGTGTCCGGCGAGGTTGTTCCGGTTTTTGCCAGAGGTAGGATAAACGGTGTTGTGTTGATATGCCGTAACATCTCTGAGGAAGAAAGGCAGAAACGCCTTTTCCGCATGGCTATGGACGAGAGTTCCATATATCCGTGGCAGTTCGACACACATACCAAGCGCTTCAACATCTCCGAAGGATTGTTGGCTCGTTTGGGCTATCCGCCAAACCGCGGTTTTATGACTCCCGAAGAGATGCAAAGCTTGATACATCCCGATGACCGTGAGTCTGCTAATAATAGCTTTTTAGACCTTTTGCATGGAGAGTGCACCAATGTGCATATGAGTTTCCGGGTGAAGAAATCCGAAGGAGATTATGGATGGTGGGAGTTTCGCTGTACCATCTATAAGGGATTGGCTATTGATGTCCCTTATATGGTATTGGGCGTAGGACAGAGCATTCAGCGATACAAAGACACGGAGACTGCTCTGATTGCTGCCAGAGACCATGCTTTGGAAGCCGATAAACTTAAATCAGCTTTTTTGGCGAACATGAGCCACGAGATACGCACTCCGCTGAATGCCATTGTGGGGTTCTCGGATTTGCTGAAGAACCTGGATGCTTTCACCACGGAAGAAGTGCAAGATTTTGTGGAACTGATAGGCGTCAATTGCTCTTTGCTGCTGGCACTGATCAATGATATCCTCGATTTGTCGCGTATCGAGGCGGGTACGATGGATTTTAAGTTCTCCAATTACAATCTTACTTCCGTCATGCAAGAGATATACAACAGTCAGCGCATGGGAATGCCGCGGGGAGTGGAACTGCGCGTTGAATGTCCGGTAAACGAAGACAAGTTTATACGGACGGATGCTGTTCGGCTGAAGCAGGTTGTGAATAACTTGATAAACAATGCCAAGAAGTTTACGGCAGAAGGAAGCATCACATTGGGATATACAGTTACCGAGCCGGGATACACTACAGTCTTTGTGGAAGACACCGGTAAGGGTATCTCCGAAGAGAACAAAAAACTCATCTTCGAACGTTTCTATAAGGTGGATAATTTTACTCAAGGCGCAGGTTTGGGATTGAGTATCTGTCAGACCATAGTAACCCGCCTTGGTGGAACCATCTCGGTGACTTCTGAAGAAGGAAAAGGGACGCGCTTTGAGGTGAGGCTGCCCGATGAAGCAGAGTGA
- a CDS encoding FtsX-like permease family protein encodes MIKSLFSQIWNQRRSNAWIGAELWVVLVLLWYGIDLIYNYEAAARRPKGYDTANVFHVQLTIEPMLSRDSAMMSRSADYLEQIYGLIGSYPGVESACYYWGTVPYTDNVMFEGYAPHTDSTHVVHCNIRYVSPDYFEVFRLKPLRGTFDAAHWLKDEYPTPVMMSAALSDSLFSGRSGVGETCFNPYYMKSARPETNYKVMAVLPAHKTDEYERYEPFIYLPAAASLPGHWAGIALRVASGSVAGFAERFTTDMQSRLAIGPYHLYDIRSYADMKEAFDIEKGTVNYLNTTYAVILFFAFNVFLGVLGTFWFRTRKRKCEMALRMALGSSRSGVFGYYLMEGMLLLALAALPALIVCVNMQAADLTVHTLMDATPGRFFLCFAAAVLLLAVIIVFGICFPARKAMQIQPAEALHDE; translated from the coding sequence ATGATAAAGAGCTTGTTCAGTCAGATATGGAATCAGCGTCGTTCCAACGCATGGATAGGGGCGGAACTGTGGGTGGTGCTTGTACTGTTGTGGTACGGCATCGACCTGATATATAATTACGAGGCGGCTGCCCGCCGCCCCAAAGGTTATGATACGGCGAACGTGTTTCATGTGCAGCTCACCATCGAGCCCATGCTTTCGCGCGATTCTGCCATGATGAGCCGTTCTGCCGACTATTTAGAGCAGATATACGGTCTTATCGGCAGCTATCCCGGTGTGGAGTCGGCTTGCTACTATTGGGGAACCGTTCCCTATACCGATAATGTCATGTTCGAAGGATATGCTCCTCACACCGATTCTACCCACGTGGTGCATTGCAACATCCGCTACGTCAGTCCCGACTATTTCGAAGTGTTTCGCCTGAAACCTTTGCGCGGCACTTTCGATGCAGCCCATTGGCTGAAGGACGAATATCCCACGCCCGTCATGATGAGCGCGGCGTTGAGCGATTCGCTTTTCAGTGGCCGCAGCGGGGTGGGAGAGACGTGTTTCAACCCTTACTATATGAAAAGTGCCCGGCCCGAGACCAACTATAAAGTGATGGCTGTGCTTCCCGCCCATAAGACGGACGAATACGAGCGCTACGAACCTTTCATCTACCTTCCGGCCGCCGCTTCCCTGCCGGGACATTGGGCCGGCATTGCCCTCCGCGTAGCATCCGGCTCTGTGGCCGGTTTTGCCGAACGCTTCACCACTGACATGCAAAGCCGCCTGGCCATCGGCCCCTATCATCTGTACGACATCCGTTCGTATGCCGACATGAAGGAGGCCTTCGATATTGAGAAGGGCACGGTGAACTATCTGAACACCACCTATGCGGTCATACTTTTCTTTGCATTCAATGTCTTTCTGGGAGTGTTGGGCACTTTCTGGTTCCGTACCCGCAAACGGAAGTGCGAGATGGCTCTGCGCATGGCGCTGGGCAGCTCCCGTTCCGGCGTTTTCGGCTATTATCTGATGGAAGGAATGCTGTTGCTGGCTCTGGCGGCGTTGCCCGCCTTGATTGTCTGTGTCAATATGCAGGCGGCCGACCTCACGGTGCATACATTGATGGACGCCACTCCGGGGCGCTTCTTCCTGTGTTTTGCCGCTGCGGTGCTGCTGTTGGCCGTAATAATCGTGTTCGGCATCTGTTTCCCCGCCCGCAAGGCGATGCAGATACAGCCGGCCGAAGCGCTGCACGACGAATAG